In a genomic window of Dolichospermum sp. DET69:
- a CDS encoding threonine--tRNA ligase, with product MVSSLTQSQENLSQHDSEKLVRIRHTCAHIMAMAVQELFPGTKVATGPVTENGFYYDFDCPVSITPDDLDKIEQQMRRIIKANLPIIREEVQREEIRTEIAQLNESYKLEILERIPTGKTITRYFIGSPDTGKPESSLFITDIQPANNYWWDLCAGPHINFTGEIHPDAFQLLNIAGAYWQGDETKAQLQRIYGTAWETKEQLQAYLKQREEALRRDHRKLGQELNLFSIQEDAGGGLVFWHPKGAIIRYIIEDYWRKAHIESGYQLLYTPHIANLDLWKTSGHFDFYKESMFDSMDVENQAYQIKPMNCPFHVLTYKHQLHSYRELPLRWAELGTVYRYERSGALHGLMRVRGFTQDDAHIFCLPDQIADEILGVLNLTEQILSDFGFKEYEVNLSTRPDKSVGTDDVWELATTALEQALNTKGWNYVVDAGGGAFYGPKIDIKIKDAIGRLWQCSTIQVDFNLPERFDMEYIAADGSRQRPIMIHRAIFGSLERFFGILIENYAGDFPLWLAPVQLRFLPVSDDFREYAKSVATDLKKTGFRVEVDSSGERLGKQIRIAQLEKIPVVAVVGKKEVESKTLSIRSRQAGDLGILTLTELVDHLQTAKD from the coding sequence ATGGTCAGTTCCCTAACCCAGTCTCAGGAAAACTTAAGCCAGCACGACAGTGAAAAACTGGTGCGGATTCGTCATACCTGCGCCCATATAATGGCAATGGCAGTGCAGGAGCTATTTCCAGGGACTAAAGTAGCAACTGGCCCAGTCACCGAAAACGGTTTTTACTACGACTTCGATTGTCCAGTCAGCATCACTCCCGATGATTTGGACAAAATTGAGCAACAGATGCGGCGAATAATCAAAGCGAATTTACCTATCATCCGCGAAGAGGTGCAAAGAGAAGAAATTCGCACTGAAATTGCCCAATTAAACGAATCTTACAAGTTAGAAATATTAGAACGCATTCCCACAGGGAAGACAATCACCCGCTACTTTATTGGTAGTCCCGATACTGGTAAACCAGAATCTTCATTGTTCATCACAGACATTCAACCAGCAAATAACTATTGGTGGGACTTATGTGCAGGGCCACACATTAACTTTACTGGTGAAATCCATCCTGATGCCTTCCAATTGTTAAATATTGCTGGTGCTTATTGGCAAGGAGATGAAACCAAAGCTCAACTGCAACGAATTTACGGTACAGCATGGGAAACAAAAGAACAACTACAAGCTTACCTTAAACAAAGAGAAGAAGCCCTACGCCGCGACCATAGAAAGTTAGGTCAAGAACTCAACTTGTTCAGTATTCAAGAAGATGCTGGTGGTGGTTTAGTATTTTGGCATCCTAAAGGCGCGATTATTCGCTACATTATTGAAGATTATTGGCGCAAAGCTCATATAGAATCTGGTTATCAATTACTCTATACACCACACATAGCAAACCTCGATTTATGGAAAACATCGGGTCATTTTGACTTCTATAAAGAGAGTATGTTTGATTCGATGGATGTGGAAAATCAGGCTTATCAAATTAAGCCCATGAATTGCCCTTTTCATGTTCTAACTTATAAACATCAACTTCATTCTTATCGAGAATTACCATTAAGATGGGCAGAATTAGGAACTGTTTATCGTTATGAACGATCTGGAGCATTACATGGTTTAATGCGAGTCAGAGGATTTACTCAAGATGATGCTCATATCTTCTGTTTACCTGACCAAATTGCTGATGAGATATTAGGAGTTTTAAATCTCACTGAGCAGATTTTATCAGATTTCGGCTTTAAAGAATATGAGGTCAATCTTTCTACCCGTCCTGATAAATCAGTTGGAACTGATGATGTTTGGGAATTAGCCACAACAGCACTAGAACAAGCTTTAAATACTAAAGGCTGGAATTATGTTGTTGATGCAGGTGGTGGGGCTTTCTATGGACCAAAGATAGACATTAAAATAAAAGATGCTATTGGTCGTTTGTGGCAATGTTCAACTATTCAGGTAGATTTTAATTTGCCAGAAAGGTTTGATATGGAATATATTGCTGCTGATGGTAGTCGGCAAAGACCAATTATGATTCATCGGGCTATTTTTGGTTCTTTGGAACGCTTTTTTGGGATTTTAATTGAGAACTATGCAGGGGATTTTCCCTTGTGGTTAGCACCTGTACAATTGCGGTTTTTACCTGTAAGTGATGACTTTCGAGAATATGCAAAATCAGTAGCAACAGACTTGAAAAAAACCGGATTTAGGGTAGAAGTAGATAGCAGTGGTGAACGTTTAGGCAAACAAATTCGGATAGCACAATTGGAAAAAATTCCCGTTGTTGCTGTTGTTGGTAAGAAAGAAGTAGAAAGCAAAACTTTGAGTATTAGAAGTAGACAAGCTGGAGATTTAGGAATTCTGACTTTAACTGAACTTGTAGATCACTTACAAACAGCAAAAGATTAG
- a CDS encoding GTP-binding protein, whose translation MNTITLKTTNTIPEIPKQGMPITIITGFLGSGKTTLLNQILQNKQDLKVAVLVNEFGDINIDSQLLISVDQDMVELSNGCICCTINDGLVDAVYRVLEREERIDYLVIETTGVADPLPIILTFFAPELRDLTNIDSILTVVDAEAFDEEHFQSEAALKQITYGDIILLNKTDLVTPEKLQEVENCIHDVKDGAKILHTQYGKVALPLILDVGLTQKDKYIAIDDEDQHKHEHYHGHEHHHHHSEHLENDGFVSISFQSDKPFDVHKFENFLTEELPDNVFRAKGILWFSDSDLRHIFQLSGHRYTLNADEWCAAPKNQVVFVGRKLDTNEIYTKLNKCLL comes from the coding sequence ATGAATACCATCACCTTAAAAACAACCAACACAATTCCTGAAATTCCCAAACAAGGAATGCCAATTACTATTATTACGGGATTTTTAGGAAGTGGTAAAACTACGCTTTTAAATCAAATCCTGCAAAATAAACAAGATTTAAAAGTCGCTGTTCTCGTCAATGAGTTTGGTGATATCAACATTGATAGTCAATTACTAATTTCTGTAGACCAAGATATGGTAGAACTTAGTAATGGCTGTATATGTTGTACAATTAATGATGGTTTAGTGGATGCTGTTTATCGAGTTTTAGAACGAGAAGAACGCATTGATTATCTAGTAATTGAAACTACTGGTGTTGCTGATCCTTTGCCAATTATCTTAACTTTTTTTGCCCCAGAATTAAGAGATTTAACTAACATAGATTCGATTCTCACAGTTGTAGATGCTGAAGCATTTGACGAAGAACACTTCCAGAGTGAAGCAGCTTTAAAACAGATTACTTATGGGGATATTATTCTCCTCAATAAAACAGACCTTGTTACCCCAGAAAAACTACAAGAAGTAGAAAATTGCATCCATGATGTGAAAGATGGAGCGAAAATTTTACATACTCAATATGGTAAAGTTGCTTTACCTCTAATTTTAGATGTAGGTTTAACACAAAAAGATAAGTATATTGCCATTGATGATGAAGATCAGCATAAACATGAACATTATCATGGACATGAGCATCATCATCATCACTCTGAACATTTAGAAAATGATGGGTTTGTTTCCATTTCTTTCCAAAGTGATAAACCATTCGATGTGCATAAGTTTGAGAATTTCTTAACCGAAGAACTGCCAGACAATGTATTTCGAGCTAAGGGTATTTTATGGTTTAGTGATAGTGATTTACGTCATATCTTTCAACTGAGTGGACATCGTTACACATTAAACGCTGACGAATGGTGTGCTGCACCGAAAAATCAGGTCGTTTTTGTTGGCAGAAAACTGGATACTAATGAGATTTACACAAAACTTAACAAATGTTTGTTATAG
- the folE gene encoding GTP cyclohydrolase I FolE: protein MTLSIRPELTSAADIISSLSNQQQQTVTEAEMMQAVRTLLIGLGENPDREGLKDTPKRVVKALKFLTSGYDQSIDELLNGAVFTEDANEMVLVRDIDLFSSCEHHILPIIGRAHVAYIPNGKVIGLSKIARICEMYARRLQVQERLTLQIADALQGLLKPQGVAVVIEATHMCMVMRGVQKPGSWTVTSAMRGVFSEDARTREEFMNLVRHNTKF from the coding sequence ATGACTCTATCTATTCGTCCAGAACTAACTTCTGCTGCTGATATAATTTCATCTTTATCTAATCAGCAACAGCAAACTGTAACAGAAGCAGAAATGATGCAAGCTGTACGGACTTTGCTAATTGGATTAGGAGAAAATCCAGACCGTGAGGGACTAAAAGATACTCCGAAAAGAGTTGTTAAAGCGTTAAAATTTCTTACAAGTGGATATGATCAATCTATAGATGAACTGCTAAATGGAGCAGTATTTACAGAAGATGCAAATGAAATGGTGTTAGTCAGGGATATTGATCTTTTCAGTTCCTGTGAACACCACATATTACCAATCATTGGCCGCGCTCATGTTGCTTACATTCCTAATGGCAAGGTGATAGGATTATCTAAAATTGCCCGTATTTGTGAAATGTATGCCCGACGTTTACAAGTACAAGAACGGCTAACTTTACAAATTGCTGACGCACTGCAAGGTTTACTTAAACCTCAAGGGGTTGCAGTGGTAATTGAAGCAACTCATATGTGTATGGTCATGAGAGGAGTGCAAAAACCAGGTTCTTGGACTGTAACTAGTGCAATGCGCGGTGTGTTTTCAGAAGATGCGCGGACTCGTGAGGAGTTTATGAATTTAGTGCGCCATAATACTAAGTTTTAG
- a CDS encoding GTP-binding protein, whose protein sequence is MSIPNIVVVAGSSGAGKTTWVCQQMRDIADVDKIIYYSPGTGTVPVDQTRIASEFPDLQVFSDAQQVEFLNQIPKADAVYIEWGFYLELGSVAQLLDNLTYRTIAVLPPDLKDSEYHAWAKEIVRGAPTQASNAETLWRTASNGQVIDENSLEEFWYEITHGAYGIVTRAKGIFDVNDGRSLYCDFVAGVPQTDFLELDLPRYLEGRPQRFSGLEVVGQNLDEATLRQTLSDCCLSDAAILQYQQQVKEILLQGEPV, encoded by the coding sequence ATGTCTATACCAAATATTGTTGTCGTTGCTGGTTCATCTGGGGCTGGAAAAACTACCTGGGTTTGTCAACAAATGCGAGATATCGCCGATGTTGACAAAATAATTTATTACAGCCCTGGTACTGGGACTGTCCCCGTTGACCAAACCCGCATAGCTTCTGAATTTCCTGATTTACAGGTGTTTAGCGATGCTCAACAAGTCGAATTTCTCAACCAAATACCCAAAGCAGATGCGGTTTACATTGAGTGGGGATTTTATCTGGAGTTGGGATCTGTAGCACAATTATTAGATAATCTAACTTACCGTACCATTGCAGTCCTACCACCTGACCTCAAAGACTCTGAATACCATGCTTGGGCAAAGGAGATTGTACGCGGCGCACCAACCCAAGCCAGTAATGCTGAAACTTTATGGCGGACGGCAAGCAATGGTCAAGTCATTGACGAAAACAGTTTAGAAGAATTTTGGTACGAAATCACCCACGGTGCTTACGGTATTGTCACTCGCGCCAAAGGCATTTTTGACGTGAACGATGGTAGGTCACTTTACTGTGATTTTGTCGCTGGCGTTCCCCAAACGGATTTTCTGGAATTAGACTTACCACGCTACTTGGAAGGTAGACCCCAGCGTTTCAGTGGACTAGAAGTGGTGGGACAAAACTTGGATGAAGCAACTTTAAGGCAAACCTTATCAGATTGCTGTTTATCTGACGCGGCGATTTTGCAATACCAACAACAAGTAAAAGAGATTTTATTACAGGGAGAACCAGTATGA